TCAATCCAAGTTTAGCAACAAAGTCTATGCAGGAAATATAAATAAATAACCACAACACTCTCTTTAAAGTAACAATAATAATATCCTTTTTACTAATTCCATTAGATTCAAAATTAACTTCTATTTTCATACTTACTATAAACCAAAATAGCACTATAAGACCATATGTCAAAACATAAAGTTGATCCTCAAATAATTTAAATTCACCAAACCTGAACTTATATGCAACAAAGTAAGCTATACTTAATGTTATAAAACCTGAAAAATTATATAAAAATCTTCTCAAGTGCTTTACATCATCAGGCATAAAGGTCTCTCCCTTTATAAAAATCATTTATACCTAAAATACAACTCTTTTAATCTCTTTTTCTGTTCAGGTGATAATCTTTGTTTTAAAATTGAAACTCCTTTTTGTATTGCTTCGCTTTTCTTACCTTCTTTATAAAGGCTTATAAGTTCTTTTATTTCCCCCATTGACATAACTGATAAAACTATTTTGGCTGCTTCTAACTGGTCAGAAGTAGAAACACTAAGTTTTTGCTGGCTGTTTGTAGAATATTTTTGTTCTTTTTTGAGCACAGAAGTAGGAATTTTATGAGTCTCAGAAACACCTGCTGTTGAATCCTTTTCAGTTGTGTGTTTGTTAAAATTCTTAGCACTATCACTCACTTTAGCAGTACTATTTTTTTGCTGGCTATTTTTTATAAGGTCAGATGAAACAATATTTTTAGTAGTATCACTTGTTTCTCTTAAATCTCTGTTATAAACTACACTTTGCACATCTTTTATTATGCTTTCATCATTTATAATACTACTTATCTCTTTATTTAACCCCTCATCGTCTAAAAGTTCTTTCACCATCTCCGGCGGCAAAACCGAATTCAAAGCCTTTTCAATTACTACTGCAAAAAGTATTGCCATTAAAATTAGCGACAAAGCCAGTATAAGTAATACTTTTCGCCTCCTTTTCAATCACACCACACCTTTTTCAAAACACCTTGAGGTCTCATTTGCGAGACCTCAAGGCTGTTTAATATTTTCAAAAGGTTTTTACTTAACTAAAGCTCTTACTATAACTGTCGCAACCTCGGCTCTTGTTGCATTTGCCTTTGGTGCAAAGACAGAGTTTCCTCTTCCTTCCATAATTCCATTTTCAACTACAACAGCCACATATTTTTTAGCCCACCCTGCAATTTCTGGTTCATCAGCAAAACTAAGTGTCGGTATTGCAGATATAGAAACTTTTCCTGCTTTGCTCAGTGCAAGAGAAATCATCTTTGCCATCTCTTCTCTTGTAACTGGTTCGTTTGGTGCAAACTTAGTTTCACTTCTGCCATTTATAATCCCCAGGTTATAAAGTGTTGCAACATATGGATAGAACCAGTCTGATTCTTTTACATCTTCAAATTTAGATACTGCTTGTCCTGCAGTGTCAAACTGGAACGTCTCAACAACCATCTTTGCAAACTCTGCTCTTGTAACATTGCTATTTGGTCTGAATGTACCATCCGGATAACCGTTTGTAATGCCTTTTGCAGATACCAGTTGAATATTCTTGTAATACCAAGCTTTTGAATCCACATCTGAGTATGTCTTGTTATAGCTTCCTACATAGTATGTGCTTAAAGACTTTCTTTCAACCAAGAAACTGTTAGTTGTTGATACATATATGCCCGGAACAATCTCTGTTTTGTCATCTACTACTCTATAAACAGCAACTTTTGACTCATCTGCAATTTTGTTGCTAAGTTTCAATACTAACACAACTGTCTTATCAAACTTTTCTTGGGCCTTGCCGCCAACAACTACATTTACTTCAACTGCTTGAGAAAGTGCATTTGAAACCTGAACAGGTTTAATTTTTATTTCAACATTGTCAGCGTTTATAATCGATGTTGGAACTGCAATGCTTGCAACTGGAGTTACTACCAATATATTTGTTATCTTGCTATCATTCTTTATCTTATCAATTGCATCTTTTTCAAGCAGAACAGAAACTTCTTTGTTAGTATTTGCATTTATAGCTACAGAAAAACCTATAAAGTTCAAAGATTTCTTTAAAGTAGCATTTGTTATTTTTTGCGCAGCTGAAACCATTTCATTTGCTCTTGAAATAGCAGTTGTAACATCATTTGCAGACACTTTGAATGTTACTTTGGTTGCCTCCTCAGCCTTCAGTGGTGTTACTGCAACTGCTTCATAAGCTTTCAAAAGTAAACCTGCTGTTTCGAATTTGAGGTTTTCAAGTTTAAGTGTTTTTTCTACTGTCGATACTGACTGTTTTTCTATATTCGATGCAACCACATTTATAGCATTTGTCAAACCACTTACAATAGATTTTATTTCAGTTACATTTGAAATCTTGTTCAAAACAGATGCAATTTTTTCTAAAGCTTGACTTAAACCAGATACCGCCTTATCAGCATCTTTTTCAGCTGAGAGTACCGTCGGCAAAACATTAATAATATCATCTATCTGATCAAGTTTACCCTGAGAAATTGCTGCGTCAAGATTTGAAACTACATCAGATAATGTCGATGGCTGTGCAGTTTGAACTGGCTGTGATGGCTGTTGCGTACCAGATTCGCCGGTCGAAGTACCTGGAGTCGAAGTCCCTGCACCTGTGCCTGGCACAATAATTCCCCCACCCGCTGATGGCACACTTTCAACATACAAAAGCCCCAGTGCTTGTAGTAGTGCTTTTGCTCCAAGTTTTTCTGTCGAACTTGTAATAGAGTTGACTGCATTGACAATTGTTTGAAATGCTGTCTTTATATTGTCAATATTTTGCTGATTTTCAATAGGATTACCTAACACCCCAACAAGTAGCGCAATTAAATTATTCAACCCATTTACATTTATACTGAACATACCTGTAGATTCTGAATACACAAGAGGTTTATATTCTACACCTGTTGCCTTGAATACTGTAATCGCTGCATAAATTTTTGTGAGCTGATACTCTGCTTTGGATACATCACCTACTGTTGCTACGTACTTTGTTGCAAAATCTGTTGCAGCTACAGTAAGATCATTATCTGTTCCAGCAGTCACAAGATTTACAAACCAATTTTTCCCCGTCCCATCTTGATAACTTGCCATCCAGTTATAAGAAGTAAACTGATTGTATCTGTATCAAGACCAAGTGTATCTTTTAATCTCTGGGCAGCTCCTGGACCACTTGAAATTTGATTGAATGCATTGATTAAAGCAGTTCTTCCACTTCCGCTTACAAATTTGCTGATTACTTCTGCAGTTTGAGCAGCTGAACCAGAATTTTTAACATACGTAACTAGTTCCTGTAAGAGACCTTTTGCCCTGTCAATACATGTCTGCGACGGAGTAAGGTTCTGTCCAAAAGCAAACACACTGCTTATCAAAAATACAACTATCACTGTTAAACTTATAAATCTTCTAAAATTCTTCATGTCTCCAAAACCTCCCTTTTTCTTAACTAAACATTCTTTCAAAAATATTTTTCTTAGACACAGAAAATGTAACAATTTCTCCCGAGTTTTTTAAAACACTTTCCCCATTTCGAGTAAGCAAAACATCTAAAGGTTCTTTTTCTTTGTAATTACTTTTAAAATACCTTTTTACTTCATTAAAGTAAAATTTCCTCACTTTACTGTCGTGAGCATCTGAAGCAATAAAATGACAAAGTCCTATTTCAAGCAGTTCAGCAGCAAACTTTTGAACACGCCGTCCAAATACACCTGCAAAACTTCCTGCTGTAAGTTGAAAGTATACACCCATTTCTGACAATCTCACAAGCTTATCAATGTCCTTTTTCTCAAACGACCTTTCCGGATGAGCAATTATGATTTCATAACCGCAAAGTTTAAGCTCATAGATCTGGTTCAGCACATATTCTGCCAAAATCCCTGATGTGATCTCTACTAAAACATAATCTGAATCAGCTAAAGTTATCAGGTCATCTTTTTGAGTCAATGCGTCTTTGAGCTTATATTCACAACCTCTATATAGCATCACCCCTTCCTCAATGGACATTTCCTGCAATTGTTTAAATTTCGTCTCATAAAAAAACTTAAGTTTCGCTGAATAATGAGGAGTAACTATTATCCCTGTTATACCCTCTTCTCTGGCAAGTTTTATCATATTTTTTGCTTCTTCAAGAGTTTCTGCACCATCATCAACGCCTACCATCAGATGGCAGTGTATATCTATCATCTTTCTTCCTTCTCCTACCTACTTTCTTTTTCTTTACAGTTTCACCACTTTCATCAGTGTAATAGTAATAATAGTAGTAATAATAGTAATAACTCGATGTCTGTCGTTTTACTTTATTTAAAACAACACCTATTATGTTGGCATTGACCTTTTGCAAGTTCTCCTTCGCCTGCTGAATTGCTTCTATCTGCACCTCACCTGCAGCTGCTACCAAAATTACACCATCTACTATCCTGCCAATTATAGCTGCATCTGTCAAGCTACCACATGGTGGTGTATCTATAATTATGTAATCGTAGCTTTGGCTAATTGTATTTAAGAAATTTTCAAATTTCTTGGAACCAAGTAGTTCAGCTGGATTTGGTGGAATAGGACCTGATGTTATCAAGTCTAATCCTTCAACACCATCTTTTTGTACAATCTCCTCAAACTTTTTGTTTTCTACAAGAAGATTTGTCAATCCCACTTTGTTACTGACTCCAAATACTTTATGTATTGCAGGGCGTCTTAAGTCTGCATCTATTACAAGAACTTTACTCCCTGCTTGGGCCATTACAACTGCAAGATTTGCACATGTAATAGTTTTTCCTTCCGAAGGTCCTGTACTAGTTATAACTATCGTCTTTATTGGCTTGTCCAGACTTGAATACTGAATATTGGTTCGAAGCATTCTATAACTTTCTGTAATGGGCGAGCGAGGATTATATAGTGCTATGACTTCTTTGACGGCATTCATCTAATTTTTGCCCCCTTCATCCAAATCAGGAATGACAGCCAAAACAGGCAGCTGCAAGTACTTTTCAAGATCATCAGGTGTTTTAATGGTATTGTCCAAGTACTCAATGAAAAATGCAATTCCTACTCCTACCATTAGTCCTAATATAAATGCAACTGCTGTGTTCAAAAGTTTTTTTGGCTTTTCTGGCTTGTCCGGAACAACTGCTTTGTCAACTATTTGTACATTTTCTATCTTCATTATTCTTTGAACTGCTTCTATAAACACTTCTGCAAGCTTATTAGCAACAGTTGCAGCAAACTTTGGATCCTTGCTTTCAATGTTTATCATTAAGATGCGGGTGTCATTTTTTAGCTGTACAGATACCATATTACTTAATTCTTCTGTTGTCATTTTTAAATTAAGTTCTTTAATTACTCTTTCCAAAACTGTGCGGCTGACAGCAATTTCTCTGTAGTCTTTAACAAGCTGCTGCCCCAGCAAAACATCGCTGTACAGCGCTTGAATGTTATCATTTGAACCATTGCTGTTAGTTGAACGCCCCGCAAAAAGTGTAACAGTTGCTTTGTAAATGGGTGGGAGAATATAAAAGCTTAAAATTGCAGCAATAAAAGTTGATATTAGGGTAGTTGCAACAATAAGAGGTAACCTTTTTCTGATTATAAGTATGTATTCTTTTATTTCCAATCTTAATCCTCTCCTGTTTAAAAGTTTTTTGTAAAAAAAATACCACCACTTTGTGGAATATAACTGTTTATATTATACCCCACAGGGTGGTATTTTTCAATCTTATCCAGCATTTTAGCCGTAACTTTCCATTGTTCAGCATTAAATTTTCATATTTTAGTAATATAATTGTAATATTTTTAACACACAATTACAAATTTCTACCCATTCTCCGCCTCAAAAACCTCACCTTCCCAGTTTCTAAAAACTACCTTGCCTTTGCCAAAGTAAAGAAGATAATTTGGCATGATTGGAGTTTTTCCCTTGCCCTTTGGTGCATTTATGATGTATGTTGGTACTGCCATTCCTGATGTTCTTCCTCTAAGGCTCTCAATAATCTCCATACCCTCTTCAATTGTCACCCAAAAGTGCGATGTTCCTTTTACTCTTTTGGGATGAAAGATATAGTATGGCTTTACTCGGATTTTCAAAAGCTGTTGATTGAGCTTTCGAACAATGTACTTGTCGTTGTTGACCCCATTTAACAAAACCATCTGGTTGCCAAGTGGAATGCCACTGTCTGCCAGCATTTCACATGCCCTTTTTGATTCTTTTGTTATCTCACGCGGATGGTTAAAATGGGTGTTTATATAAATAGGGTGATATTTCTTTAGCATATCGACAAGCTCTTTTGTTATCTTTTGTGGCAACGTTACAGGTGCCCTTGTTCCAATTCTGATTATCTCAACATGAGGAATCTGCCTGAGTGACCTTAAAATCCACTCCAAAATCTCATCAGAGAGCATCAAAGCATCGCCACCTGTAATTAGAACATCTCGAATGTGAGGGTTTTTTGCCACATACTCTATTGCATCTGTAATATCATCTAAGGATGCATGTGTGTCAGTCTCGCCAATGAGCCTTCTTCGCTGGCAAAATCTGCAAAACATCCCACATATATTTGTAACCTTTATAATAAGCCTGTCTGGGTATCGCTGCGTGACTATCTTGGTAGGGGAGGTGTGCTCTTCATCCATTGGGTCAAGCTCTCCTTTTTCTATCAACTCAAATGAGCTTGGGACTGATTGCTTTTTTATTGGGCAGTTTGGGTCATCTGGGTCAATTAGCGATAAATAGTAAGGTGAGATTGCAAAACGGTAAACCTTGGCTACCTCTTCAATTTGCTGCGCTTCTTTTTCATCAAGATTTAAAAGTTCTTTTAGTATTTTGGCTGAGGTAATCCTATTTTTCAGCTGCCACTTATAATTTGCCCAATCTTTTTCGCATGCTCTAAAGTAGGAAAGAATCTTTCTCTTTTGATATTCAATCCTTTCCTCATCCTCGATGCCAGTTTTGATTGTGTCTCTGACTTCTAAGTAGTCTTTAATAGCTTCTTTTAACTTTTCAAAACTTTCATTGTTGTTGATAACATTTAACTTTTCCATATCTATAAAACCTCCTTTCAAAATATTGGACAAAAATAAAAGCAGCCAAACCCCATAACCTCGGAATTTGGCTGCTTTGAAATCAAAGGCAAAGGAATGTCTCCCTTTTCAAAAAAAGGCATAAAAAACTCCTTTTGCCTCCCTTTCAAAGCTTCCGAGGTTAGCTGACGGGTTCGGGCCGAAAGGGTTAGCCCTACAGAAGCTTTTGCTTCTGATTCACCCCAAAAAGGTTGGGTCCCCCGTATCCCAGGTTTTTAACCTGGGAATTCAGCTTTTCAAAAGGAGTGCAATAGTATTTAATTTTTTTTAGTTCATATCAACTCATTTAAAGTGAACTACCATCCACCTAAAGAGGTGAAGGCTTCATGAGAAGTTTGGTAGCTTTCATGCTACCCTTATTCTTACAGGGTGGTTCACACACCCACTACTGGTTACCTGCTTTACTGCAGACTCACCAGCTACTTTCGCAAGTATGTTTATCGCTCCGTTTATATCCGCATTCAATACATTCCCACACTCTTTGCATATATACAACCCTCTGTATCTTCTGTTACTTTTCTTTACTATCCCACACCTGCTACATGTTTGTGATGTGAAACTTTCATCTACTTCAATGTACTCTATGCTATACTCTTCACACTTTGCCCCAAGCTTCCTCTTGAACTTCTCATATGGAATACTTACAAAATTTTGATTGTTTAACTTACCAAGTTCAATTCCTTGTTTTATATTCTTCATTTCTCCAACTACTACTGTACCAATTTGATTATTTAGACAATGCTTAACTATTAGGTTTACAGCTTGATTCAAAAAATTGTCAATTATGGGATGTCTTCTAAAAAAAATTTAAGCAACTTTTTGCCATATTTAAATCCCTGCTTGCTGTAGATTGACTGTAATCTTGCTCTTTCTTTGTTGTAACATCGGTTGACTGACTTTATATACCTGCCTTCTATCAAAAAGGCAGTCCCGATTGTGTCAACCACTGCTGCAAAATTGTCAAGACCAAGGTCTATTGATAAGTACCTGTCTTTGTTTAAATTGCAAGGTTGGGTGGTCTCTTCGTACACATACTCAATCTCAAACCATTTACCATGAAACTGGGGTACTATTATAATTTCTTTTATTTTCTTGTCTCTAATATTTTGTAGCAGGTCAAAATACAAATACCTTGCCCCAAACTCCTTGTAAAATCCATTACCAAGACTAAGTCTTAGTTTGTTTTCTTTTACCTTGAACTGGTCTTTTGGAAAACTAAGAAGAAACATTCCATCTTTGGGCAGGTACTTTGGCATAGAAATCTTTTTGTCAATCTTCCCTTTTTTCTTAGCTACTATAAGTATAAATATTGCATCTGGTGTTCTGATCTTATATCTTGCTCGTATTTCTGCACTTTTTTCTAATATCATATAATCGATTTCTCTTAAGGTTAAGTTTGGGAAAATACTAACTAATGCTTTATATTTTTTAGCAAGCGTAAAATCACCCATTTCAAAAGGTTTTACCAACAATTATGCAATCACTAATGAAGAGGTTATTGCATGGATATCTCCATGTTCAATTTTTTCAAATATATATTTTGCTAACTCAGCATAGTTAGGATTCTTCTCTACTAAAATAGATAAACAAATTAGTGTCAATGGCAATGCAATTATACATTTATCTAAAACTTGCTGAAGTTTTCCCATGAGTTTCTCTCCTGATTTATATACTCTTCAGCATTAATATCTCCCCAAATTTTTGAACCAATCTCAATTAACGCCTCAGTAAATGACTCTGGTTTTTTGAAAATGATGGCTTCTTTTTTTTTCCTCATCATATGTTAATATAACATTATTACCTAATAACTTTTTTATTTCTTCAAATATCTCTCTTTGCATTCTAAGTAAAACATACTGGGATTCTGAATCATAGTTAATATCTATTTTTTTTTATAATTTTCACCTCATGGCAGAAAGCTTTCTGCTATTAACATTTTTTCTTAATCTTTGTTTGCTTATATTATACCACATTTTTAACTTAAAAAACAATAAGATAAAACAATAGATAGTGTCAAGAGTTTGTAGGGAAATTTTTTATTAAAATACGACTGCATTTAAGAAATCTCCAGTACTTAGGCCTTTCAGTACTCTAAACGTCAAATCAACTTTTCCTCTTGCTAAAATTGGCACATTATTCCTCGTCTCCTCAATCTGTTTCCTTATCTTCTTAACATTTTTTCTCACAATTTCTTTCAATATTTTTTCTTCTTTCTCTTCCTTGCCACAAATCTCTTTTAAATATGCTTCTTTCAAGTTTACACCATTATACTTCAAGCTCAATAACTTTACCATCACTTCTGCTCCTTGTTCGCTCCATCCTCTTGGTCTTGAACTCATCCTATCTGCTAATACGTGGCTTACATGCCCTTCTGCACTACATCCTTTTATAATCCTATTATCTAACTCTAATACTATATTATCCCAATGATTGGCTATATATCTCCTACTTTCATTTATCCTCTTCAACGCTCTTTTGTCCTCTCCAGCCTTTTCCATCGCTTTAGCTACCAATCCCTCAAACTTCTCTCTATCCTTATCCCTCAATGCTTCTACTATCCCAGCAAAAATATTCTTATCTCCACCGCTTATTTTGATTACCTCTCTCATTAGATGAAACCTGTCTAATACAAATTCTGCACCCACTATCCATTCAAGCCCTTCCTTTATCCATGCCGCTCCATCCCCTAACAAATATATCTTCTCTATCTTCTCCGTTTCATAGTGCTCCTCTATATATTCACTTACTTTTGACCAAAAATCTTCTGGTCTCTCTTTAATACTGCTAAAATAATGCACCCCTTTTAATTCCTTTCTTTTGACAATCCCTTTCTCTTCTTTATATCCCTCATTTATGTACGCAAGCTTCGCTATCTTCCCTTCTCCGTTTTGTAACGAAATATGATCTTCATCTGCCTCTATATAAAGTTCTTTTACCACTTTTTTACTGCCTGCAACTCCTTTTTTATTATGCTCGATTCTATCTAACTGAGCTGCCTCTATCCTCCTCAAAATATTCATTACACTTTGTCTTGTCATTTTCTCTTCTCCTAATACTTCTTTGGCTGCTTTTTCATATGATATTTCCACTACTTTCTCAACTATTGCTGCTTTGACTGCTTTGTCTATTCTTTGGTATTTCTCTATCCCCAAAATTTCATCTGCTAAATACACATACCCTCCCTCTTCTTTATTCTTGTAGTACGTCCTTATATATTCCACATCTCCAAATATTGTCTTTATGCTCCTCTTATCTTTCCTTACAACCTCATACCTTGCCTTCCTCTTCTTTTCATTCCTTACAATCTCATCTACAAGCCCGCATGCCTCTTTTATCATCTCCTTCCCTATCTCATCCATCTTCTCCTTCAATTCCATTGAATACATCGCTATATCTTTCTCACCTCTTAATATCTCCACTATCCCTTCTCCAAATCTATTTAAAAGTTCCTCTATTTTTGTTATAATATTATCAAACATTTTGCTCCCTCCTTTGGTTTGTTTTTCCTTTCAGTTTTCTTCTTCTTTTTTTGCTCATTATTTTATATCATTCTCTCATTTTTCCCAAGAGGAGGGAGCATTTTTTCCATCTCAAGTCCTATAAATATTTTACACTAAGAAACAATATGGTAGTTTCAATGGTTTGTAGAAGATTTTTTATTATTTAAAATCAGCCTACCAATATCTTGCAATTCACAATTTTTTTATGATATCATTAAATAAGATTCTTAATGTGGAGTTGAAGAGTTCATGCTAAACGTAGATAATAAACTTTTTGATCTTATTAGTTTTTTCAAAGCGCGAGATGATATAGTAGCCGTCTGGATAGTGGGTTCATATGGTACAAAATATCAAACAGAAAATAGCGATATCGACCTTGCGATTTTATTTTCTAAAGAAATTAGCTTTTTTGATGAACTCGATTTAGAAGTACAGATATCCGATATTCTTCAAACAGATAAGGTGGACATTATAAATCTCAATAAAGCTCCGTTGACTTTACAGTTTAAAGCCATCAGCGAAGGAAGAGAGATAATTAAAAAAGACCCTATTAAAGTAGCAGACTTTGAAGAAGTAGTCCTGGATTTGTATCAAGATCATGAGTACTTTTACATGAAATTCTATAAAGAATTAAATGAGAGAAATCATCATGAGTCTCAATATAGATAAGGAGGATTCCCTATCATGGTTGACATATTGATGATAATAATCCTGTTGCTTGTCTTCATATTACCGTTTATTTTTCGCAAGATTGAGCACAATTTGGAGCTATTTTTGCTTTTAATGGGTTTGTTGGCAACTGTGGTTTCTAAAACTTTATCATTTCATCTTCTGGGACACGTATTTAGCAATTATCTTCTTTATCTGGTTACAGCAGTTGTTCTTGTAATGGGGTTTGTGTTTAACCTTACAGTCAGCAAACTTAAAACTGCAATAAACTCCATTTTGAGCAAGATAAAA
The DNA window shown above is from Caldicellulosiruptor owensensis OL and carries:
- a CDS encoding S-layer homology domain-containing protein, yielding MASYQDGTGKNWFVNLVTAGTDNDLTVAATDFATKYVATVGDVSKAEYQLTKIYAAITVFKATGVEYKPLVYSESTGMFSINVNGLNNLIALLVGVLGNPIENQQNIDNIKTAFQTIVNAVNSITSSTEKLGAKALLQALGLLYVESVPSAGGGIIVPGTGAGTSTPGTSTGESGTQQPSQPVQTAQPSTLSDVVSNLDAAISQGKLDQIDDIINVLPTVLSAEKDADKAVSGLSQALEKIASVLNKISNVTEIKSIVSGLTNAINVVASNIEKQSVSTVEKTLKLENLKFETAGLLLKAYEAVAVTPLKAEEATKVTFKVSANDVTTAISRANEMVSAAQKITNATLKKSLNFIGFSVAINANTNKEVSVLLEKDAIDKIKNDSKITNILVVTPVASIAVPTSIINADNVEIKIKPVQVSNALSQAVEVNVVVGGKAQEKFDKTVVLVLKLSNKIADESKVAVYRVVDDKTEIVPGIYVSTTNSFLVERKSLSTYYVGSYNKTYSDVDSKAWYYKNIQLVSAKGITNGYPDGTFRPNSNVTRAEFAKMVVETFQFDTAGQAVSKFEDVKESDWFYPYVATLYNLGIINGRSETKFAPNEPVTREEMAKMISLALSKAGKVSISAIPTLSFADEPEIAGWAKKYVAVVVENGIMEGRGNSVFAPKANATRAEVATVIVRALVK
- a CDS encoding tyrosine-protein phosphatase yields the protein MIDIHCHLMVGVDDGAETLEEAKNMIKLAREEGITGIIVTPHYSAKLKFFYETKFKQLQEMSIEEGVMLYRGCEYKLKDALTQKDDLITLADSDYVLVEITSGILAEYVLNQIYELKLCGYEIIIAHPERSFEKKDIDKLVRLSEMGVYFQLTAGSFAGVFGRRVQKFAAELLEIGLCHFIASDAHDSKVRKFYFNEVKRYFKSNYKEKEPLDVLLTRNGESVLKNSGEIVTFSVSKKNIFERMFS
- a CDS encoding CpsD/CapB family tyrosine-protein kinase, whose product is MNAVKEVIALYNPRSPITESYRMLRTNIQYSSLDKPIKTIVITSTGPSEGKTITCANLAVVMAQAGSKVLVIDADLRRPAIHKVFGVSNKVGLTNLLVENKKFEEIVQKDGVEGLDLITSGPIPPNPAELLGSKKFENFLNTISQSYDYIIIDTPPCGSLTDAAIIGRIVDGVILVAAAGEVQIEAIQQAKENLQKVNANIIGVVLNKVKRQTSSYYYYYYYYYYYTDESGETVKKKKVGRRRKKDDRYTLPSDGRR
- a CDS encoding YveK family protein, with translation MEIKEYILIIRKRLPLIVATTLISTFIAAILSFYILPPIYKATVTLFAGRSTNSNGSNDNIQALYSDVLLGQQLVKDYREIAVSRTVLERVIKELNLKMTTEELSNMVSVQLKNDTRILMINIESKDPKFAATVANKLAEVFIEAVQRIMKIENVQIVDKAVVPDKPEKPKKLLNTAVAFILGLMVGVGIAFFIEYLDNTIKTPDDLEKYLQLPVLAVIPDLDEGGKN
- the eam gene encoding glutamate 2,3-aminomutase — encoded protein: MEKLNVINNNESFEKLKEAIKDYLEVRDTIKTGIEDEERIEYQKRKILSYFRACEKDWANYKWQLKNRITSAKILKELLNLDEKEAQQIEEVAKVYRFAISPYYLSLIDPDDPNCPIKKQSVPSSFELIEKGELDPMDEEHTSPTKIVTQRYPDRLIIKVTNICGMFCRFCQRRRLIGETDTHASLDDITDAIEYVAKNPHIRDVLITGGDALMLSDEILEWILRSLRQIPHVEIIRIGTRAPVTLPQKITKELVDMLKKYHPIYINTHFNHPREITKESKRACEMLADSGIPLGNQMVLLNGVNNDKYIVRKLNQQLLKIRVKPYYIFHPKRVKGTSHFWVTIEEGMEIIESLRGRTSGMAVPTYIINAPKGKGKTPIMPNYLLYFGKGKVVFRNWEGEVFEAENG
- a CDS encoding ISLre2-like element ISCow1 family transposase yields the protein MFDNIITKIEELLNRFGEGIVEILRGEKDIAMYSMELKEKMDEIGKEMIKEACGLVDEIVRNEKKRKARYEVVRKDKRSIKTIFGDVEYIRTYYKNKEEGGYVYLADEILGIEKYQRIDKAVKAAIVEKVVEISYEKAAKEVLGEEKMTRQSVMNILRRIEAAQLDRIEHNKKGVAGSKKVVKELYIEADEDHISLQNGEGKIAKLAYINEGYKEEKGIVKRKELKGVHYFSSIKERPEDFWSKVSEYIEEHYETEKIEKIYLLGDGAAWIKEGLEWIVGAEFVLDRFHLMREVIKISGGDKNIFAGIVEALRDKDREKFEGLVAKAMEKAGEDKRALKRINESRRYIANHWDNIVLELDNRIIKGCSAEGHVSHVLADRMSSRPRGWSEQGAEVMVKLLSLKYNGVNLKEAYLKEICGKEEKEEKILKEIVRKNVKKIRKQIEETRNNVPILARGKVDLTFRVLKGLSTGDFLNAVVF
- the mntA gene encoding type VII toxin-antitoxin system MntA family adenylyltransferase antitoxin, which gives rise to MLNVDNKLFDLISFFKARDDIVAVWIVGSYGTKYQTENSDIDLAILFSKEISFFDELDLEVQISDILQTDKVDIINLNKAPLTLQFKAISEGREIIKKDPIKVADFEEVVLDLYQDHEYFYMKFYKELNERNHHESQYR